CGGTAGGACTCGCGAGCGAGGTGAAGATGCGTCACCTTTTCCGATGGGCGCACGGGTGCGAGCGCGCGCCGGGCGATGTCCTGATGACCGTCATCGAATTTTCGATGGAGCCGGATCGGGTACTCGTACGTCCACTCTTTGACGTCGATGTACCAGCGACGGAGGTGGCAGTGCGATGGCCGGTTTCCGGAGTCTTGCCAGACAGGTGCGCGATCCGCGGTGCGATCTGGCGCTCAGGCGCTATTCGCTACGGAAGTGCCTTGAGCGGTTTGCCCCTTATGGGCACCGGGCAACCTGGGATCATCTGTGCGGCAGGCACAGCATCGAGCCCGAGGACAGGGCGCCCGATCCGGCGCGGCTGGTGGCCGCGCTCGATGAACTGGAAGAGGCGCGGGCCGTCTGGCTCGCGTACGAGGAAAGTTTCGCGGACCGCCGCAAGCGCGAGAAGCACGACGGACGGCGACGGCCCGGCTCCATCGACGACTGGCACCGCCGGACCTGGGGCGGGAACGGTGTCGCGCGCTGCGACACCCCGGCCGCCCATCCTTCGGGCGCGCTCGGCGAGGTGCTGCGCCGACTGATCTCCGCGCTGGGGACGGACGCGGGAGCGGCCTGCCCGGTGTGCGAGGGAACCAGCATCGTATGGCGGCAGGATCTCGCCCATGAGCCGTGGTTCGGGCCGGTGTGCAGGGGCTGCGGCATCGTCGTGCCGCAGCCCGTTCTGACGTCCGAGGCCGTGGCGGCGGCGAAGCGGGCCGGGCGCAAGGACCTGGCGTCGGTGGCGTGAGGGGACGACGCCTTGTCGCCGCGCGTCCTGGCCGACGCCCGCTCCTGACGGCATGGGGCGATCACAGTCCCGCAGACCGAACCGGGGGACGGTACCAGAGGCAATATTGAGTGGCCCAGAGGGATTCCCGGCACGCACAGTGGGGTCGATGCGAACCGCACCCGAGGAGCCCTGACATGTCGACGCTGCGCGTCACCGCCGAACTGCTGACCGTCCACGAGCACCCGAACGCCGACGCGCTCGAGCTGGCCCAGGTGGGTCTCTACCGCGCCGTCGTCGCCAAGGGTGCGTACCGCAGTGGTGACATCGCCGTCTACATCCCCGAGCAGGCCGTGCTCCCCACGGAGTTGATCGAGGAGCTGGGGCTGACGGGGCGGCTGGCCGGAAGGGCGTCCGACCGGGTCAAGGCGGTGCGGCTGCGCGGGGAGCTGTCGCAGGGCATCGTGTGCCGGCCGCGGGCGGTCGCGGACATCGATCTCGCGCAGGCGGCCGCCGACGGCACGGACTTCGCGGAGCTGCTCTCGATCACCAAGTGGGCACCGCCCATCCCGCCCACGATGGACGGCGACGTGGAGAGGGCGCCGGACCTGCTGCCGTGGGTGGACATCGAGAACATCCAGCGCTACCCGGAGATCTTCGAGCCGGGCGAGCCCGTGGTGCTGACCGAGAAGCTGCACGGTTCGGCCTGCCTGATGACGTACAGCGTGGCGGGCGGCAGCGCCGAGGGCGATCCGGACGGCGGGCGCGTGCAGGTGTCGTCCAAGGGCTTCGGGTCCAAGGGCCTGGCGCTGAAGGAGGACCCGCGGAATCTGTACTGGCGGGCGATCCTCGGCCATGACGTCCCGGCCGTCGCGGCGCGCCTCGCCGCCAAGCTGGGGGCGAGCCGGGTCGGGCTCTTCGGCGAGGTGTACGGCGCCGGGGTGCAGGACCTCGTCTACGGTGCCGACGCTCGCTCCGAGGCGCTGGGTTACGCCGTCTTCGACGTGTCGGCCGAGATCGACGGCCAGGTCCGATGGCTGGACCCGGCCGGGCTGCTGGAGGGTGAACTGCCCCTGGTGCCACGGCTGTACGAGGGCCCGTACGACATCGAGAAGGTGCTGGAGCTGGCGAGCGGACGGGAGAGCGTGTCCGGGCGCGAGCTGCATCTGCGCGAGGGCGTCGTGATCCGTCCGGCCACCGAGCGCTACAGCCCGGTGGTGGGCGGCAGGGCGATCGCCAAGGCGGTCAGCCCCGCGTATCTGACCCGCAAGGGCGGCACGGAGTACGAGTAGGAACGGCGGACAGGATCTGGGTGGGCCCGGCACGGGGGTGCGGGCCCACCTTTCACATCGCGCGCCGGCGCTCCGGCAGCAGCCGCGAGCCGGCCATCCGCTCGCCGAAGACGTCGTCCGGGTTGGACAGCACACAGGTCTCCAGCGAGAGACAGCCACAGCCGATGCAGTCGGTGAGATGGTCGCGGAGCCGGCCGAGCTGCCGGATGCGCTCGTCGAGCCCGGTACGCCAGGCCTCGGACAGCCGGGCCCAGTCCTCCCGGTCGGGCGTGCGCTCCTCGGGCAGTTCGGCGAGCGCGTCCCTGATGGTGGCGAGCGGGATTCCGACCCGCTGGGCGGCCCGCACGAAGGCGACGCGGCGCAGCGCGTCCCTTCCGTAGCGGCGCTGGTTTCCACTGGTCCGGCGGCTGCTGATCAGACCCTTGGACTCGTAGAAGTGCAGGGCGGACACGGCGGCACCGCTGCGCGCCGACAGCTGGCCGACCGTGAGCTCGTGGATCTTCTCGGGAATCTGTGGCACTCCTCGAACCCTACTGGTCATCCGTTGACAGGACCGCGCCCGCCCAACCATGCTGAGCAAGCGCTTAGACAAGGGCTCGGAGAAGAGCTGTTGAACGCTTGAGAGGCAGGGACCAGGGACATGGCTGAGCCGAGGATCTTCACCTCCGCCGATGAACTGCGCGCCGGAGTCGGCGAGCAGCTGGGGCACAGCGACTGGCTGGAGATCGAGCAGAAGCGGATCGACCTCTTCGCCGATGCCACCGGTGACCACCAGTGGATCCATGTGGACCCGGAGCGGGCGGCGGGCGGCCCCTTCGGCACGACGATCGCGCACGGCTATCTGACGCTGTCGCTGCTGCCGACGCTCGTCCCGCAGATCCTGCGCGTCGAGGGCATGAAGATGGGCATCAACTACGGGACGAACAAGGTCCGTTTCCCCTCCCCCGTGCCCGTCGGCTCGCGGCTGCGCGCGTCGGCGGTCCTGCAGAGCGTCGAGGAGGCGGGCGGCGGTGTGCAGGTGACCGCCCTCGTCACGGTGGAACGCGAGGGCGGCGACAAGCCGGCCTGCGTGGCCGAGTCGGTGTCCCGCTACTACTTCTGAGCGTCCGAACTACTTCTGAGCGTCCGACACCGCTCCCGGACTACTGCTGCCGGACTGCTTCGGAGCGGAAACCATGCGCAGGACGAGGTCGGCGTAGAGCGCGCCGACCTCGTCGGGCGTCCTGCGGCCCTTCGTGTTGAACCAGCGCGCCACATCGATGCAGAGCGACAGCACGGCGACCGTGGTGCCCGGCACATCAGGGACGTCGAACTCCCCGGCCTCGACTCCCTCGCGCAGAATGCCGCGTACGACGGCGTCGCTGCGGTGGCGCAGTTCAATGATCTCGGTGCGGTGGTCGGCGGAGAGCGCGTCGAGTTCGTACTGGACGACCCTCGCGGTGGTGTGCCGCCCGGCGTGCCAGCGGACGAAGGAACTGACGGCGTCGGCGAGCCGCTCGGAGGGCGTGCCCTCCGTGCCGGCCGCCGCCGAAAGGATCTCCAGGGCCTTGTCGTGCCCGATCCGGCTGATCCGGTGGAGCAGCTCTTCCTTGGTCTTGTAGTGGATGTAGAGCGCGGCCGGGCTCATCCCGGCACGGCCGGCGATGTCGCGGGTCGTCGTCGCGTGGTAGCCGCGCTCGGCGAAGGCCTCGACGGCGGCGACGAGAAGCTTTCTGGCCGCCTCGGGCGTGACCTCGTCCCACGGCATGTCCTCGCCGGCCGTGTCCTCCGCCGTGCTCATCGCTCGCTCCTTCTGTTCATCAGAACGCACACCATACCTCGAAGGTGAGCAAGCGCTTAGAGCCCTGGCGCGGCTTCCGTGACTCAGAGCTGCTTCTGGAAGGGGTCGTGCTCGGCGAGCATCTTCTCCAGCCGGGCCTGGTCGACGCGGCTGACGATCTGACCCGCCTCCTGACGGTCCCTGATCACCTTGGCCAGCGTGAACGCCGAGGTGGTGAGGTAGAGGACGGCGATCGCCAGGAAGCTCCGCACCCAGGCGTTGGCGTCGAGGTACAGGATGCCGAGGCTGACGGCCGCCAGGGCGACCGCGAAGGATGCGACGGCCTGTCCGTAGAACGCCGCCGTGTTCTGCTGCTTGACCGGTGTTTCACTCATGTCGGTCAGCATCGGCCGTTACGGCCCGCGCGACCTCCGCTCCCGTACTCACCTGCGTACTCAGAAAGCGGAGAGTCCGGCCTTGAGAAGGCCGGGACTGCCCACGGTCGACTTGTCGATGTTCTCGGCGGGTCCCTACTCGGTCCCCCGCTTTTAACTATCACTGCTAGTTTCCAGTTCGCAGGCCCTACCATGTGCCGCATGGCCCGACCGCGCAAGCCCCTCCTCAGCAGAGAACGCATCGTCGAAACGGCGAGCGCGCTCGTGGACTCGGAGGGACTCGAGGCCGTCTCCACCCGGCGGCTGGCCGCCGAGCTGGGCGTCAGCGGGCCCTCCCTCTACAACCACTTCCGCACCAAGGACGAGATCCTCGAAGCCGTCGCCGACGCGGTCAGCGCCCAGGTCGACCTGTCGATGTTCGATCAGGACGACGAACGCGACTGGCGCACCGCGCTGCACGACTGGGCCGTCTCCTACCGCGCCGCCCTGACCGCCCACCCCCACACGGTCCCGATCCTGGCCCGCGGCCCCGGCCGCCGCCCGGCCGGCCTGCGCGTGGCCGACGCGGTCTTCGGCGCGATGGTCCGCGCGGGCTGGCCGCCGGCCCAGGCGACCTGTATCGGTGCCCTGATGCGGTACTTCATCACCGGCTCGGCACTCGGCTCCTTCGCCCTCGGGTTCGTCGACGACGAGACGGCGTACGACCCGGCCGACTATCCGCACCTCGGCCAGGCGCATCTGCTCGCGGAGCGGCAGCAGAAGGTGGACGAGGGCGCCTTCGAGACGGGGCTGCGGGCGCTGTTGGACGGGCTGGCCGTGCAGTACGAGACAGGGGCAGAGAAAGGTTCGGCCGCTGCCGAACAGTGAGTGCGCCATCCTGGAGTGCATGAGCTCCTCCCGAGATCTGGCCGCGCTGGCCGCTCTGCTCGCCGACGACACCCGCGCCTCCTTCTGTCTCGCCCTGCTCGACGGGCGCGCCTGGACCGCGGGGGAGCTGGCGCGGCGCGCCGGAGTCGCGCCGTCGACCGCCAGCGAGCATCTCGGGAAGCTCGTGGCCGGCGGGCTGCTCGCCGAGGAGCGTCAGGGGCGGCACCGCTATGTGCGCCTCGCCGACGAGCGGGTCGCGCATCTGGTCGAGGAGCTGACCTCGTACGCCGGCCCCGGTCCCGAGCGGCCGGGGACGTTGCGGGCGGCGAACGCGCGCGGCGCCATGGCCCGCGGGCGGACCTGCTACGACCATCTCGCCGGGCGGCTCGGCATCACGATCACCGAGGCCATGACCGCACGCGGGCTGCTGCACCAGGACACCGGCTTCGCGCTGACCGTTCAAGGGACGGACTGGTTCCGGGAGTTGGGGCTTTCGCTGGAGCGCACGGGCCGGCGGCCGCTCGTGCGGTCGTGCCTGGACTGGACCGAGCGCAGGCCGCATCTTGCGGGCGTCGCGGGGGCCGAGCTGTGCCGCCATGCGCTGGCGGCGGGCTGGTGCGTACGGATCGGGTCGGAGCGCGCCGTGAAGGTGACCGCGGACGGGGAGCGGGCGCTGGCCGAGCTGCTCGGCATCGAGCCCGGAGTATTGCGGTGAACGCCGAAGGGCCGGAGCCGTACGGTCGGGCCATGACAGACTCCGCTTCCCCCGGCTCAGCTTCCTCCGCCCGTCGTGTGCAGTGGCCCGCGCTGGCCGCGGCGGGCGTCACCGTCGTCCTGTGGGCCTCCGCGTTTGTGTCGATCCGCAGTGCCGGAGAGGCGTACTCCCCCGGCGCGCTCGCCCTCGGACGGCTGCTCGCCGGATCGCTCGCGCTCGGCGCCGTGCTGCTGATCCGGCGTGAGGGGCTCCCGCCGCGCGCCGCGTGGCCGGGCATCGCCATCTCGGGGCTGCTCTGGTTCGGCGTCTACATGGTGGTGCTCAACTGGGGTGAGCAGGAGGTCGACGCGGGCACGGCGGCGATGGTCGTGAACATAGGCCCGGTGCTGATCGCGCTGCTCGGCGCGCGGCTGCTGGGCGAGGCGCTGCCGCCGCGGCTGCTGGCGGGCATGGCGGTGTCGTTCGCCGGGGCGGTGACCGTGGGGCTCTCCATGTCCGGCGAGGGCAGCGCGTCCACGCTGGGTGTGCTGCTGTGTCTGCTGGCGGCGGTGGGGTACGCGGGCGGAGTGGTGGGCCAGAAGCCCGCGCTGGCGCATGCGAGTGCGCTGCAGGTGACGACATTCGGCTGTCTGGTCGGAACGGTGGCCTGTCTGCCTTTCATCGGGCAGCTGGTCGACCAGGCCGGTCGGGCACCGGTCCCGGCCACCCTGAACATGGTCTATCTGGGCCTGTTCCCGACCGCGTTGGCCTTCACGACCTGGGCCTACGCCCTGGCGCGTACGACCGCGGGCCGGATGGGCGCGACGACCTACGCGGTCCCGGCGCTGGTGGTGCTGATGTCCTGGCTGGCGCTGGACGAGGTGCCGGGCTGGCTGACCATGGCGGGCGGTGCGCTGTGTCTGGCGGGCGTGGCGGTGTCGCGGTCCCGCGGCCGGAAGGTGACGGCCGCCCCGCGCGATGGGGAGGTGCGGGGCGACCGTCGCGCACGGCCGAGCGGTGGCCGTGCTGCTGAAGGGGCCAGTCCCGGGTCGCGGTCCTCGACGCCGGAATCCTGATCGAGATCAGCGCGATCACGGCGAGGCCGATGATGCAGCCGGAGACCGCCGTCTAGGTGCCGGTCGCCTCAGCCAACTAAGCGGTGTCGGGGAAGTCCGGGTGGGTGAAGGTGGGGGTACCTCCCGTGCCCGCAGGGCTACGGGGGAGGGTCGAGGGCCGAGTCTGGCAAGGCGGAGGAAGGAGTCCACGCGGAGCGTCGGCGACTGACGACAACGCAGCCAGGCGACAGCCATCGGCCCGCGACGCCGCCCGGACTTCCCCGGGGCCGCTTAGAAGACCACCAGCGCCCGGCCACCCTTGCCCGCCAGCATGTCGGCGAACGCCGACGGGATGCCTTCGAGGCCGATCCGGTCCGTCACCAGACCGCCCAGGTCCAGGCGGCCCGCCCGGATGTGGTCCGCCAGGACCGGCAGGTCACGAGCCGGGTCGCTGTTGCCGTAGACGCAGCCCGAGAGCGTACGGCCCCAGTGGAAGAGCTCCAGGGCGTTGAACGTGACCTGCTGGTCCTTGCCGCCGATGCCGACGACCGTCGTGCGGCCGCCGCGGCGCGTGGAGTCCCAGGCCGTGCGGATCGTCGCGGCCCTGCCCACGCACTCGATCGCGACGTCCGCCCCCTGGCCGCCCGTGAGCTTACGGATCTCCTTGGCGGTGGTGTCCGAGGCGATGACGTACTCCGTGGCACCCGCCCGGCGGGCGAGCGACTCCTTCTCCGCGGACACGTCGACGGCGATGACCGTCCCCGCGCCCGCGATCCGCGCGGACTGGAGCGTGGCGAGGCCGACCCCGCCGACGCCGAAGACCACCACCGACTCGCCCTCCCGTACCCGGGCGGAGTGGTGGACGGCGCCGTAACCGGTGAGGACCGCGCAGCCGAGCAGGGCCGCGTCGGTGAGCGGGATGCCGGCCGGAACCGGGAGTACGCAGTTGGCGGCGACCACGGTCTCCTCGGCGAACGCGGCGACGTTCAGACCAGGATGCAGCTCGGTGCCGTCGACCGCGCGGGCGTAGACACTCGCCGCGCCCGCGAGCGCGTTGGCGCACAGCCACACCTCGCCGATCCCGCAGTGGTGGCAACTCCCGCAGGAGGGCGCCCAGTTGAGGACGACCCCGTCGCCGGGGGCGACATGGGTGACGCCCTCGCCGACGGATACCACCGTGCCCGCGCCCTCATGACCGAGTACGGCCGGGACGGGGACGCGCATGGTGCCGTTGGACAGGGACAGATCGGAGTGGCAGACCCCGGCGGCGGCGAGGCGGACCCTGACCTGTCCGGGGCCGGGGTCGGGCAGTTCGATGTCGGTGATCTCCAGTGGAGAGCCGACGGAGGGCAGTACGGCGGCGCGGACCATGATGGCGAGGCTCCCGGCTCAGAACTGGAGGGACTTGGTCTGGAGGTACTCGGACAGACCGTGCGGGCCGAGCTCGCGGCCTACGCCCGACTGCTTGTAACCGCCGAACGGGGCAAGGGGGTTGAAGCGGCCGCCGTTGATGTCGACCTGGCCGGTGTCCATCCGGCGGGCGAAGGCGACGGCCTCCGCCTCGTCCGCAGCCCAGACGGCGCCCGCGAGGCCGTAGACGGTGCCGTTGGCGATTCGGAGCGCGTCCTCCTCGTCCTCGTACTTGAGGATGGAGAGGACCGGGCCGAAGATCTCCTCCTGCGCGATGGTCATGTCCCAGGTGACGTCGGCGAAGACGGTCGGGCTGACGTAGTAGCCCGTCTCGTGCGGGGCTTCGGGACCGCCCGCGACCAGGCGGGCGCCCTCGGCGAGACCCTTCTCGATATAGCCGCGTACGCGCTTCTGCTGCTTGGCGTTGACGAGCGGCCCCACCCTCTCGCCCGGTACGTACTTGGCGACCGCGGCCGCGGCGAGCGCGAGCGCCTCGTCGTACTGGTTCCTGTGCACCAGCATCCGGGTCCACGCGCTGCACGTCTGGCCGGAGTTGGACATGACGTTGGCGATACCGACGCTGACGGCCTTGGCCAGGTCGGCGCTCGGCAGGATGACATTGGCGGACTTGCCGCCGAGCTCCAGGGCGACCCGCTTGACCGCGGCGCCGGCCGTGGCGCCGATCTGCCTGCCGACCGCGGTGGAACCGGTGAAGGAGACCAGGTCGACGCCCTCGTGCGCGGCGAGCGCCTGGCCTGCGACCGGGCCGAGGCCGGTCACCAGGTTGAACACCCCGGCGGGCAGCCCTGCCTCGTGGATGGCCTCGGCGAAGAGCTGGGCGGTCAGCGGGGTGTCCTCGGCGGGCTTGAGTACGACCGTGCAGCCCGCGGCGAGGGCGGGGGCCACCTTGGCGACGACCTGGTGCAGTGGGTAGTTCCAGGGGGTGATCGCGCCGACGACGCCGACCGGCTCCAGCAGCACGGTGGAGTTGCCGATCCTCTCCTCGAAGGAGTACGAGGCGGCCAGTTCCGCGTACGAGCCCGCGACCAGGACCGGCACTCCGGCGTGGACCGTCCGCGAGAGGGCGAGGGGCGCGCCGAGCTCGGCTGTGACCGTCTCGGCGATCTCGTCCTTGCGGGCCACGAGTACGTCGCGCAGCGCGGCGATCCTTGCCGCGCGCTCGGCGGGCGGGGTGGCGGCCCAGGCGGGGAACGCCTCGCGGGCGGCGCGTACGGCGGCGTCGACATCGTCCGCCGTGCCGGCCGGGACATGGGCGATGACCTGCTCGTCCGCGGGATTGACCACCGCGATCGTGTCGGGTCCGGCGGCCGGCCGCCACTGGCCGCCGATGTACATCCCGTCGTGAGCCTTCATCGCACTCCTTTGAACCCAGAACCTGCGTAGTCGTCCGCACCCCAAACTAGCGGTGTTAGTTTTTGGACGCCAGGGGCACTGGGAGCGTAGCCGGAGGGTCAGCCGTCCAGCCCGGGGAGGTCCGCGGGCGCGGGGCAGATCCGGTGCCCGTGGTGGTCGAAGACGTACAGATGCGCGAGGTCGACGAGGAGCGGCACCTGTGCGCCGGTCCGCAGCCGCACGTCGGGTCCGGTGCGGACGACCAGATCGCCCGCCGCCACGGCCTGACGCGCGGGGGCGGGCGCGAAGGGCCCCGGCAGCGGTTCCGGCTCATCGAGGACCACGACGGGACCCGAGACATGCGCGACCGCGCGCTCCTTCAGCCGGGCCAGCACGCTCGGCCCGCCGCTTCTGCCTCGTCGCCGGCGCCCGGGAGGCTGGGGCCTCGGCGACTCCAGGTCGGCGACCACGGCGGCCTGCGAGCCGGTGTTGAAGTGAACCAGCGCCTCGTGCCCCTGGTACTCCATGTGCTCGACGATCCCGGTCAGCGCGACCTCGCCGGGGCGGGCCTGGCTCGGCGGGGCGATGCGGGTGGCCTCGGAGCGCAGGCCGACGATGATCTGCCGGCCCTGCTGGATACGGAGCAACTGGTGGTCGATGCTCAGCGGTTCGGGCAGCGGCAGCCGCTGCTTGCCGAGGTCGATCGACATGCGGCCGTCCAGCGGTGCGTAGACGACGGCCTGCAGCAGATTGATGCGCGGGGTGCCGATGAACGCCGCGACGAAGACGTTCTGCGGCAGGGCGTAGGTCTCGCGCGGGGTGCTCACCTGCTGGAGCACGCCGCCGCGCATGACGGCGACCCGGTCGCCCAGCGACATCGCCTCGGCCTGGTCGTGGGTGACATAGACGGTGGTCACCCCCAACTCGGCGGTGAGCTTGGAGATTTCGGCCCGCAGATGGTTGCGCAGCTTCGCGTCGAGGTTGGACAGCGGCTCGTCCATCAGGAAGACCGAGGGCTTGCGGGAGATGGCACGGCCCATCGCGACCCGCTGGCGCTCGCCGCCGGACAGCTGGCTGGGATAGCGGTCGAGGATGTCCTCGATGCCCAGCATCCGGGCGGTGGCCTCGACCTGCGGGCCCCTGTCCATACGGGGGTTCTCCAGCCGGAGCGGGAAGCCGATGTTCTCGCGGTTCGTCATGCTCGGGTACAGCGCGAAGTTCTGGAACACCATGGCCATCTCGCGCTCGCGCGGCGGGATGTGGTTGGCGTGCTCGCCGTCGAGCAGCAAGTCCCCCTCGGTGATGTCCTCGAGGCCGGCGATCATCCGCAGGACGGTCGATTTGCCGCAGCCCGAGGGGCCCAGCAGCACCACGAACTCCCCCGGTGCGATGTCGAGGGTGAAGCGGTCGACGGCGCGGGTGGAGCGTCCGTACCTCTTGCTGACACTGCGCAGGGAGATGGCGCGACTCATATGGATCCGCCGGAGTGAGAGGAGGAGCGACCGAGACGCCTGAAACTAGCCGACTACTCCGGGTCAGGGAATGTTTCGCGCGAAGGTTGGGCGTGCGCTTTTTGTACGGAGCGGGCCGCCTCCCGTGCCCGGCGTCGGCCCCTGCCCCTGACCTCGGGAACTTCCCTCCGCACCGGGCGACTTGACTGCCGGGCGCCCAGACCCGCCGCCACCAGCAGCAGTCCGCCCAGCATCACGAACGGAGCCGCCGTGCCCGCGACCCCGGCGACCAGTCCCGCGGAGGCGGGCGCGGCGACCTGGCCGAGGCGGTTTCCGGTCAGCCGCAGGGCGAGGGCGGTCGAGCGGGCTTCCGCCGGGGCGGCCTGGACGACCGTCGTCATCGACAGCGGCTGTCCGACGCCCAGGCAGAAGCCGAGGACGGCGAGCATCAGGGCGAGCGCCCAGACCGGGACGGGCAGCGCGACGCCCGCGCACAGCAGACCGCCGAGCAGACAGGTCACGGTCATCAGCGCCGTACGGCCGAGCAGGCGGATCATCGGCGTCATCACCAGCCGGCAGGCGATGGTGGCGGCCGCGCGCAGGCTCAGCAGCAGCCCGATGGTGGCGGGGGCGATACCGCGGTGTTCGCCGATCACCGGCAGATAGGCGGTGAGGATGTCGGTTGCGCAGAGCACGGCGAGGCTGATGAAGATCCCGGCGGGTACGCCGCGGGTGCGCAGTATCCGGTGTACGGGGACCCTGGTCCGCCGCTCTCGGGCCGCACCGCCATTCGTACGGTGCTCGATGCGCCAGAGCGAGCCGAAGGAGACCGCGGCGACGGCCGCCGACACGACCAGGGCGAGTGCGCTCGTACGCCCCATGGCACCGTCCTGCCCGGAGACCGCGAACCCGGCGGCGATCGGTCCGACGAGCTGCCCGAGCGAGGCGCCGATGGTGAAGTGACCGAAGTTCCGGTCCTGTTCGGCCGGGGCGGACTGGCGGGCGACGATCGACTGGGCGCCGATGACGAAGCAGAGATGGCCGAGCCCCATCACTCCGCTCCAGGCCGCCAGCGCGAGGAGTGAAGCCGCCGTACCGCTGAGGGCACACCCGCCGGAGATCAGGACGACACCGATGGGCAGCAGGGGTGCACACCGCCCGTGGTCCGTCCTGCGCCCCAGCGGTACGGCGGCGAACAGGGGAAGCAGCGCGTACACACCCGCGATGACACCGATCGCGCGCTCGTCCGCGCCCAGCGAGAGGGCCCGGTAGGAGACGGCCGGCCG
The Streptomyces lunaelactis genome window above contains:
- a CDS encoding MFS transporter, with translation MARPAVSYRALSLGADERAIGVIAGVYALLPLFAAVPLGRRTDHGRCAPLLPIGVVLISGGCALSGTAASLLALAAWSGVMGLGHLCFVIGAQSIVARQSAPAEQDRNFGHFTIGASLGQLVGPIAAGFAVSGQDGAMGRTSALALVVSAAVAAVSFGSLWRIEHRTNGGAARERRTRVPVHRILRTRGVPAGIFISLAVLCATDILTAYLPVIGEHRGIAPATIGLLLSLRAAATIACRLVMTPMIRLLGRTALMTVTCLLGGLLCAGVALPVPVWALALMLAVLGFCLGVGQPLSMTTVVQAAPAEARSTALALRLTGNRLGQVAAPASAGLVAGVAGTAAPFVMLGGLLLVAAGLGARQSSRPVRREVPEVRGRGRRRAREAARSVQKAHAQPSRETFPDPE